From a single Theropithecus gelada isolate Dixy chromosome 8, Tgel_1.0, whole genome shotgun sequence genomic region:
- the LOC112630715 gene encoding putative elongation factor 1-alpha-like 3 isoform X2, with translation MGKEKIHINIVVIGHVDSGKSTTTGHLIYKCGGIDKRTVEKFEKEAAEMEKGSFKYAWVLDKLKAERERGITIDISLWKFETSKYYVTIIDAPGHGDFIKNMITGTSQADCAVLIVAAGVGEFEAGISKNGQTREHALLAYTLGAKQLIVGVNKMDSTEPPYNQKRYEEIVKEVSTYIKKIGYNPNTVAFVPISGWNGDNMLEPSANMPWFKGWKVTRKDGNASGTTLLEALDCILPPTRPTDKPLRLPLQDVYKIGGIGTVPVGRVETGVLKPSMVIILNHPGQISAGYAPVLDCHMAHIACKFAELKEKIDRRSGKKLEDGPKYLKSGDAAIVDMVPGKPMCVESFSDYPPLGRFAVRDMRQTVAVGVIKAVDKKAAGAGKVTKSAQKAQKAK, from the exons atgggaaaggaaaagatTCATATCAACATTGTCGTCATTGGACACGTAGATTCGGGCAAGTCCACCACTACTGGCCATCTGATCTACAAATGCGGTGGCATCGACAAAAGAACCGTTGAAAAATTTGAGAAGGAGGCTGCTGAGATGGAAAAGGGCTCCTTCAAGTATGCTTGGGTCTTGGATAAACTGAAAGCTGAGCGGGAACGTGGTATCACCATTGATATCTCCTTGtggaaatttgagaccagcaagtATTATGTGACTATCATTGATGCCCCAGGACATGGAGACTTCATCAAAAACATGATTACAGGGACATCTCAGGCTGACTGTGCTGTCCTGATTGTTGCTGCTGGTGTTGGTGAATTTGAAGCTGGTATCTCCAAGAATGGGCAGACCCGAGAGCATGCTCTTCTGGCTTACACACTGGGTGCGAAACAACTAATTGTTGGTGTTAACAAAATGGATTCCACTGAGCCACCCTACAACCAGAAGAGATATGAGGAAATTGTTAAGGAAGTCAGCACTTACATTAAGAAAATTGGCTACAACCCCAACACAGTAGCATTTGTGCCAATTTCTGGTTGGAATGGTGACAACATGCTGGAGCCAAGTGCTAACATGCCTTGGTTCAAGGGATGGAAGGTCACCCGTAAGGATGGCAATGCCAGTGGAACCACGCTGCTTGAGGCTCTGGACTGCATCCTACCACCAACTCGTCCAACTGACAAGCCCTTGCGCCTGCCTCTCCAGGATGTCTACAAAATTGGTGGTATTGGTACTGTTCCTGTTGGCCGAGTGGAGACTGGTGTTCTCAAACCCAGTATG GTGATTATCCTGAACCATCCAGGCCAAATAAGTGCTGGCTATGCCCCTGTATTGGATTGCCACATGGCTCACATTGCATGCAAGTTTGCTGAGCTGAAGGAAAAGATTGATCGCCGTTCTGGTAAAAAACTGGAAGATGGCCCTAAATACTTGAAGTCTGGTGATGCTGCCATTGTTGATATGGTTCCTGGCAAGCCTATGTGTGTTGAGAGCTTCTCAGACTATCCACCTTTGGGTCGCTTTGCTGTTCGTGATATGAGGCAGACAGTTGCGGTGGGTGTCATCAAAGCAGTGGACAAGAAGGCTGCTGGAGCTGGCAAGGTCACTAAGTCTGCCCAGAAAGCTCAGAAGGCTAAATGA
- the LOC112630715 gene encoding putative elongation factor 1-alpha-like 3 isoform X1, producing the protein MGKEKIHINIVVIGHVDSGKSTTTGHLIYKCGGIDKRTVEKFEKEAAEMEKGSFKYAWVLDKLKAERERGITIDISLWKFETSKYYVTIIDAPGHGDFIKNMITGTSQADCAVLIVAAGVGEFEAGISKNGQTREHALLAYTLGAKQLIVGVNKMDSTEPPYNQKRYEEIVKEVSTYIKKIGYNPNTVAFVPISGWNGDNMLEPSANMPWFKGWKVTRKDGNASGTTLLEALDCILPPTRPTDKPLRLPLQDVYKIGGIGTVPVGRVETGVLKPSMVVTFAPVNVKTEVKSVEMHHEALSEALPGDNVGFNVKNVSVKDVRRGNVAGDSKNDPPMEAAGFTAQVIILNHPGQISAGYAPVLDCHMAHIACKFAELKEKIDRRSGKKLEDGPKYLKSGDAAIVDMVPGKPMCVESFSDYPPLGRFAVRDMRQTVAVGVIKAVDKKAAGAGKVTKSAQKAQKAK; encoded by the coding sequence atgggaaaggaaaagatTCATATCAACATTGTCGTCATTGGACACGTAGATTCGGGCAAGTCCACCACTACTGGCCATCTGATCTACAAATGCGGTGGCATCGACAAAAGAACCGTTGAAAAATTTGAGAAGGAGGCTGCTGAGATGGAAAAGGGCTCCTTCAAGTATGCTTGGGTCTTGGATAAACTGAAAGCTGAGCGGGAACGTGGTATCACCATTGATATCTCCTTGtggaaatttgagaccagcaagtATTATGTGACTATCATTGATGCCCCAGGACATGGAGACTTCATCAAAAACATGATTACAGGGACATCTCAGGCTGACTGTGCTGTCCTGATTGTTGCTGCTGGTGTTGGTGAATTTGAAGCTGGTATCTCCAAGAATGGGCAGACCCGAGAGCATGCTCTTCTGGCTTACACACTGGGTGCGAAACAACTAATTGTTGGTGTTAACAAAATGGATTCCACTGAGCCACCCTACAACCAGAAGAGATATGAGGAAATTGTTAAGGAAGTCAGCACTTACATTAAGAAAATTGGCTACAACCCCAACACAGTAGCATTTGTGCCAATTTCTGGTTGGAATGGTGACAACATGCTGGAGCCAAGTGCTAACATGCCTTGGTTCAAGGGATGGAAGGTCACCCGTAAGGATGGCAATGCCAGTGGAACCACGCTGCTTGAGGCTCTGGACTGCATCCTACCACCAACTCGTCCAACTGACAAGCCCTTGCGCCTGCCTCTCCAGGATGTCTACAAAATTGGTGGTATTGGTACTGTTCCTGTTGGCCGAGTGGAGACTGGTGTTCTCAAACCCAGTATGgtggtcacctttgctccagtcaACGTTAAAACTGAAGTAAAATCTGTCGAAATGCACCATGAAGCTTTGAGTGAAGCTCTTCCTGGGGACAATGTGGGCTTCAATGTCAAGAATGTGTCTGTCAAGGATGTTCGTCGTGGCAACGTTGCTGGTGACAGCAAAAATGACCCACCAATGGAAGCAGCTGGCTTCACTGCTCAGGTGATTATCCTGAACCATCCAGGCCAAATAAGTGCTGGCTATGCCCCTGTATTGGATTGCCACATGGCTCACATTGCATGCAAGTTTGCTGAGCTGAAGGAAAAGATTGATCGCCGTTCTGGTAAAAAACTGGAAGATGGCCCTAAATACTTGAAGTCTGGTGATGCTGCCATTGTTGATATGGTTCCTGGCAAGCCTATGTGTGTTGAGAGCTTCTCAGACTATCCACCTTTGGGTCGCTTTGCTGTTCGTGATATGAGGCAGACAGTTGCGGTGGGTGTCATCAAAGCAGTGGACAAGAAGGCTGCTGGAGCTGGCAAGGTCACTAAGTCTGCCCAGAAAGCTCAGAAGGCTAAATGA